Proteins from one Rhodoflexus caldus genomic window:
- a CDS encoding 7TM diverse intracellular signaling domain-containing protein has translation MVLRMNGFWQIISLCWCCLWGSALLGQTPIVGKPGKQNITAYVQVFADTTNQMNIGEIASLQNEFATYAKDEFNFNRIKTNYWLRIAIQGDSTRTNDEYFLQISYPLVDEIDFYYTQNDGQWQQLQAGDMRPFNIRLIEHRTALFPVRITAAPQTYYIRLYSETTTNTRLNLIEKSAFYEILQKEELGYGVFFGVLLLIVFNNLLYFFYIKDWGYLWYISFVLANLVFQASLSGHVFQYFLTDAAGWQNKWVAVFTTSGVLMGVAFAFVFLDIRRYSVRTFRITVVAMLFQCLMLLASIAAPYYVAMPVIKALSLLSVIFLIVVAFVVWRKGNQAARFYLAAYCFYLIFAAAFILKTSNILPENFVTVHGFEIAILLESITLSIALADKTRLERNRIEQEKKEAQMEALRIQQEANATLEQRVWKRTKELNDTVDELNQTLQVVNAQKTEIEDKNRDITASLNYAKRIQEASLTSLAQMRQYLPDSFVLFKPRDIVGGDFYCVEQIDNCTIIIAADCTGHGVPGGFMSMLGINMFRQMVVARRLTDPAAILQAMNEGIMRALRQDETHNRDGMDAGICVINHQERTLSFAGARMPLYLLRNSGLTTVKASRISLGGMQTAPDQSFFTHTFALDEPTQILLCSDGLQDQFGGSHGRKFLAKQIKELYSSCLLRSADEQRQLFAKALHTWMGNDYRQIDDILVIGARLC, from the coding sequence ATGGTATTGAGAATGAACGGCTTTTGGCAAATTATTTCACTTTGCTGGTGTTGCTTGTGGGGCAGTGCGCTACTTGGGCAGACTCCCATAGTCGGGAAGCCCGGCAAACAAAACATAACTGCCTATGTGCAGGTGTTTGCCGATACCACTAACCAAATGAACATTGGCGAAATAGCCTCCTTGCAAAACGAATTTGCTACTTATGCAAAAGATGAATTCAACTTCAATCGGATAAAAACCAATTACTGGCTGCGGATAGCCATACAAGGCGACAGTACACGCACGAACGATGAATATTTTCTACAAATCAGCTATCCGCTTGTTGATGAAATTGATTTTTATTACACCCAAAATGACGGCCAATGGCAGCAGTTGCAGGCCGGCGACATGCGACCTTTCAACATTCGCTTGATAGAGCATCGCACGGCGCTTTTCCCTGTGCGCATCACGGCAGCACCACAGACCTACTATATCAGGCTGTATTCCGAAACCACTACAAATACCCGCCTGAATCTGATTGAAAAATCGGCATTTTACGAAATCCTGCAAAAGGAAGAGTTGGGCTACGGTGTTTTCTTTGGTGTATTGCTGCTCATTGTTTTCAACAACCTGCTCTACTTTTTTTACATCAAAGACTGGGGCTATTTGTGGTATATCTCTTTTGTGCTTGCCAATTTGGTATTTCAGGCTTCGCTTAGCGGGCATGTGTTCCAGTACTTCCTGACCGATGCGGCGGGCTGGCAGAATAAATGGGTTGCTGTTTTTACCACATCGGGTGTTCTGATGGGTGTTGCTTTTGCCTTTGTTTTTCTGGATATCCGCCGCTATTCGGTGCGCACTTTCCGCATTACGGTTGTTGCCATGTTGTTTCAGTGCCTGATGCTGCTGGCTTCTATTGCGGCTCCTTACTACGTTGCCATGCCTGTTATCAAGGCGTTGAGTCTTCTTTCCGTTATTTTTCTGATAGTAGTTGCTTTTGTGGTATGGCGCAAGGGCAACCAAGCAGCGCGGTTTTATCTGGCTGCCTATTGCTTTTACCTGATATTTGCCGCCGCCTTTATTCTCAAAACCTCTAACATTCTGCCCGAAAACTTTGTAACGGTGCATGGTTTTGAAATAGCCATTTTGCTGGAATCCATTACGCTGTCTATCGCTTTGGCAGATAAAACGCGCCTTGAACGCAACCGCATTGAACAAGAGAAAAAAGAAGCGCAAATGGAAGCGTTGCGTATTCAGCAGGAAGCCAACGCCACACTGGAACAGCGCGTATGGAAACGCACCAAAGAACTGAACGATACAGTGGACGAACTCAACCAGACTTTACAGGTGGTCAATGCCCAGAAAACAGAGATTGAAGACAAAAACCGCGACATTACCGCCAGTTTGAACTATGCCAAACGCATACAGGAAGCATCGCTGACTTCACTGGCACAAATGCGCCAATACCTGCCCGATTCGTTTGTGCTTTTCAAGCCCCGCGACATCGTAGGCGGCGATTTTTACTGCGTGGAGCAAATTGACAACTGCACCATTATTATTGCAGCCGACTGTACAGGACACGGCGTACCGGGCGGTTTTATGTCCATGTTGGGCATTAACATGTTTCGGCAGATGGTGGTAGCCCGCCGCCTGACCGACCCAGCCGCCATTTTGCAGGCGATGAATGAAGGCATCATGCGTGCACTGCGACAAGATGAAACCCACAACCGCGATGGCATGGATGCGGGCATCTGCGTGATTAATCATCAGGAGCGGACGCTGTCGTTTGCCGGTGCGCGTATGCCGCTGTATCTGTTGCGCAATTCGGGGCTTACTACCGTTAAAGCCTCACGCATCAGTTTGGGGGGGATGCAAACCGCGCCCGACCAGTCGTTTTTTACCCACACATTTGCACTTGATGAACCCACGCAAATATTGCTTTGCAGCGATGGCCTGCAAGACCAGTTTGGCGGCAGCCATGGGCGCAAGTTTCTTGCCAAGCAAATTAAAGAACTGTACAGTTCCTGCCTGTTGCGCTCTGCCGATGAACAACGGCAACTGTTTGCGAAGGCTCTCCATACATGGATGGGTAACGACTACCGACAAATTGATGATATTTTGGTCATTGGCGCAAGGCTGTGCTGA
- a CDS encoding AsmA family protein: protein MIIFRKRYWLVGIVGILFLAAVAPIVVIHFYQDKIREYIVSALDRQFKGRTELAGFHVAPFANFPYISVDLEGLQFFGSTADTLPIYRFNDLYVGFDVAELMRGKLDIKQLRAEGGLLHIVIDKDGRINLLEAKKSKEELQADTAASEALHLDLQKIQLSDFTLKVDDREGNKFTHLAVSNAKGNFRYTAQAIDLKWDMAAELAEYTGGTTTLFRNKYFELHNNISYDLSRDFLEIRPGKLTLKNGELDFSGTIDFANEMDLNLTFNGRKENFDLFVSLAPEAVVQAMEQFSSRGDIYLKGSITGKSLHTPPHIEVELGCANTFFARKDTQKDIIRDLSFKGFFSTGDSNTLATSVFYLESLYGAPENSFVKGTLRVENFENPLINMDFHADIDLRYLPDFMPVGMLKQSSGKVKMDIALKEYVTPDNVLEVAGQLQDGTASHIDFQNVSLLLKDYPNPIQDINGSISLNGDHLIIKQLKAKVGDSDLQLSMELDDMLHFFHGDDVPVAFKLKADARKILPGQLVPANMRPALDSTLAAVWRDEIYDFHAELDVNTTSRTLDTFHYLPTLAIDFHDFHFRSKLYPNDIKEIKGHFDINDRYIRLTNFTFHAGESKMYGSAEIAPVAPLRVPSRREWVNFKADVKSPYFDVKQLVSYDGKCLLNDQIEREIIHELDFKGHGRFFANVFKEDGFVSELEIDRLLLQLNDFPQVERVSGKITTDTLGSVHIQDFTASVGKTDIRTTLDLLHFLDNDLKNKNIKGSFAANWIDMDELMGYQEKAQPKPAAATHQNPHEEAFNIFALNFPNMSLDVQIGHFRHHKYLIDNIKGRIRTTPQHYAYVDSLHLDAADGHMVLHGYFNGSNPKDIYLTGKIRMERINLNKLMYKFDNFGQDYLVSNNVRGFLSGTVQSTAHLYPDFTVDLAKTKAHAELTIRNGRLLRFAPMHAMADFMGDKNLDDIAFGEMTNTLDIKDGHVYIPAMKLASSIGYMYISGRQNFDDKLQMDYEIRLPLSLIKEASWNFMKSKLFGKGKKSGSESAATTPEPPAADELLEEEKEIIDGQKGLIRKYVNVRIAGTTEDFKINLGKKKQ from the coding sequence ATGATTATTTTCCGCAAGCGCTACTGGTTAGTCGGCATTGTCGGCATATTGTTCTTAGCCGCCGTTGCGCCAATAGTCGTTATCCACTTTTATCAGGATAAAATCCGTGAGTACATTGTTTCAGCGTTAGACAGACAGTTTAAAGGACGCACCGAGCTTGCCGGTTTTCATGTAGCACCATTCGCCAATTTTCCCTATATATCGGTAGATTTGGAAGGCTTGCAATTTTTTGGCAGCACCGCCGATACTCTCCCGATTTATCGCTTCAACGATTTATACGTCGGTTTTGATGTGGCCGAGTTGATGCGCGGTAAATTGGATATCAAGCAGTTGCGTGCAGAAGGCGGCTTGTTGCATATCGTCATAGACAAAGACGGGCGCATCAACCTGTTGGAAGCAAAAAAATCAAAAGAAGAGTTGCAAGCCGACACTGCGGCAAGCGAAGCCCTGCATTTGGATTTGCAAAAAATACAACTGTCGGATTTTACACTCAAAGTAGATGACCGCGAGGGTAACAAATTTACCCATCTTGCCGTCAGCAATGCCAAAGGGAATTTCCGTTACACAGCGCAGGCCATTGACCTGAAGTGGGACATGGCGGCCGAACTTGCCGAATATACCGGCGGCACGACAACGCTGTTCCGCAATAAATACTTTGAGTTGCACAACAACATCAGCTACGACCTCTCCCGCGATTTTCTGGAAATTCGCCCCGGCAAGCTGACCCTGAAAAACGGTGAGTTGGATTTCAGCGGCACCATTGATTTTGCCAACGAAATGGATTTGAACCTGACATTCAACGGACGCAAAGAAAACTTTGACCTGTTTGTTTCACTTGCACCGGAGGCCGTTGTTCAGGCAATGGAACAGTTCAGCTCGCGCGGCGATATTTACCTGAAAGGCAGCATTACGGGAAAATCGCTGCATACACCTCCGCACATTGAGGTAGAACTTGGCTGTGCCAACACCTTTTTTGCACGCAAAGACACCCAAAAGGACATTATCCGCGACCTGTCATTCAAAGGATTTTTCAGCACAGGCGACTCCAACACGCTGGCAACTTCGGTTTTCTATCTGGAAAGCCTTTACGGCGCACCTGAAAACAGCTTCGTAAAAGGCACCCTGCGCGTGGAAAACTTTGAAAATCCGCTGATTAACATGGATTTTCACGCCGATATAGACCTGCGCTACCTGCCTGACTTTATGCCCGTAGGGATGCTGAAACAAAGCAGCGGCAAGGTGAAAATGGATATCGCCCTCAAAGAGTATGTTACACCCGACAACGTGCTGGAAGTTGCCGGCCAGTTACAGGACGGCACCGCCAGTCATATTGACTTTCAAAATGTCAGTTTGCTGCTCAAAGACTACCCCAACCCGATTCAGGACATCAACGGCAGTATTAGCTTAAACGGCGACCACCTGATTATTAAGCAGTTAAAGGCCAAAGTAGGCGACAGCGACCTGCAACTTTCCATGGAATTGGACGACATGCTCCACTTTTTCCATGGCGACGATGTACCCGTGGCTTTCAAGCTCAAAGCCGATGCCCGCAAAATATTGCCCGGTCAGTTGGTGCCTGCCAATATGCGCCCTGCTTTGGACAGTACGCTGGCGGCAGTTTGGCGCGATGAAATTTATGATTTCCATGCCGAATTGGACGTAAATACGACTTCGCGCACTTTGGATACATTCCACTACCTGCCTACACTGGCCATAGATTTTCATGATTTTCATTTCCGCTCTAAACTGTACCCGAACGACATCAAAGAAATCAAAGGGCATTTTGATATTAACGACCGCTACATTCGCCTGACCAACTTTACATTCCATGCAGGCGAAAGCAAAATGTACGGCAGTGCCGAAATTGCGCCTGTTGCACCGCTGCGCGTGCCTTCACGCAGAGAGTGGGTAAACTTCAAAGCCGATGTCAAAAGCCCGTATTTTGACGTAAAGCAATTGGTCTCTTACGATGGCAAGTGCCTGCTCAACGACCAGATTGAGCGCGAAATCATCCACGAACTGGATTTTAAAGGGCACGGACGCTTTTTTGCTAATGTTTTCAAAGAAGACGGGTTTGTTTCTGAACTGGAAATTGACCGACTGCTGCTCCAACTCAACGATTTTCCGCAGGTAGAACGTGTATCGGGCAAAATCACCACCGATACACTGGGCAGTGTACATATTCAAGATTTTACCGCTTCTGTCGGAAAAACCGACATCCGCACAACGCTTGACCTGCTGCATTTTCTGGATAACGACCTGAAAAACAAGAACATCAAAGGCTCGTTTGCTGCCAATTGGATTGATATGGACGAATTGATGGGTTATCAGGAAAAGGCGCAACCGAAACCTGCCGCTGCTACCCATCAGAACCCGCACGAAGAGGCATTCAACATCTTTGCGCTGAACTTCCCGAACATGAGCCTTGACGTACAAATCGGGCATTTCCGACACCATAAATACCTGATTGACAATATCAAAGGGCGCATTCGCACCACACCGCAACACTACGCCTACGTGGACAGCCTGCACTTAGACGCTGCCGACGGGCACATGGTTCTACATGGCTATTTCAACGGCTCTAACCCCAAGGATATTTACCTAACCGGCAAAATCCGCATGGAGCGCATTAATTTGAACAAGCTCATGTATAAGTTTGACAACTTCGGGCAGGACTATCTGGTAAGCAACAATGTGCGCGGCTTCCTCAGCGGAACGGTACAATCTACGGCGCACCTCTACCCTGACTTTACGGTAGATTTGGCAAAAACAAAAGCCCATGCCGAACTGACCATTCGCAACGGCAGGTTGCTGCGTTTTGCTCCCATGCACGCCATGGCGGACTTTATGGGCGATAAGAATTTGGATGACATTGCCTTCGGCGAAATGACCAACACACTGGACATCAAAGACGGGCACGTGTATATCCCTGCCATGAAATTAGCTTCCAGCATTGGCTATATGTACATCAGCGGCAGGCAGAATTTTGATGACAAATTGCAGATGGATTATGAAATCCGCCTGCCCCTGAGCCTGATTAAAGAAGCCTCTTGGAACTTCATGAAAAGCAAACTGTTCGGCAAAGGGAAAAAATCGGGCAGCGAGTCTGCCGCAACCACTCCCGAGCCACCCGCCGCCGATGAACTGCTGGAAGAAGAAAAGGAAATTATAGACGGCCAAAAAGGACTGATTCGCAAGTATGTGAATGTGCGCATTGCCGGAACAACCGAGGACTTCAAAATCAACTTGGGCAAGAAAAAGCAATAG
- a CDS encoding lipid A deacylase LpxR family protein: protein MRTFFGLLCACLSVFATVTLAQPNDHYVHFGAANDVFFQTDRYYTSGLQLAYAAPVFNKLPLHRLTPFSKNSTTAWQGIAIQQHIFTPNDLKNSDFLLDDRPYAAHLSAGVFRVAANSEKQIRESVSIQVGVMGAASLGEAIQKAFHRITPAVQVQGWGNQLGQALFVQGNYLYEKELRLRKSSELRWQAIGSAGLLQVAAGAGLYYRFGQLIPFDEHWILASKARAGEGLQAYVFVNPQVVLRAYDATLQGGYFGLQNRFAQPWRQMNMAMGLVKSGFLIAHGKFGIGLFHVLASPEFRGALLHNWANTELTLRF from the coding sequence ATGAGAACGTTTTTCGGGCTGTTGTGCGCCTGTCTTTCAGTTTTTGCTACCGTTACTTTGGCTCAGCCGAATGACCATTACGTACACTTCGGTGCTGCCAACGATGTGTTTTTTCAAACCGACCGCTATTATACCAGCGGGCTGCAACTGGCTTATGCAGCACCCGTATTTAACAAACTTCCGTTGCACAGGCTTACGCCATTCAGTAAGAACAGTACAACTGCTTGGCAAGGAATTGCGATACAGCAGCATATTTTTACGCCCAACGACTTGAAAAACAGCGATTTCCTATTGGATGACCGACCCTATGCCGCACATCTTTCGGCAGGTGTTTTCAGGGTAGCGGCCAATTCTGAAAAACAAATACGAGAATCGGTTTCCATTCAGGTCGGCGTTATGGGCGCAGCTTCGCTCGGAGAAGCCATACAAAAGGCATTTCACCGCATTACGCCTGCCGTTCAGGTACAGGGATGGGGCAATCAGTTGGGGCAGGCCTTGTTTGTACAAGGCAATTACCTGTACGAAAAAGAGCTGCGTTTGCGCAAAAGTTCTGAATTGCGTTGGCAGGCAATCGGTTCGGCAGGGCTGCTGCAAGTTGCCGCAGGAGCCGGTCTCTACTATCGCTTCGGGCAATTAATACCGTTTGATGAACATTGGATACTTGCTTCCAAAGCCCGTGCAGGCGAAGGATTGCAGGCGTATGTATTTGTTAATCCACAGGTTGTACTGCGTGCCTACGATGCCACCTTGCAAGGCGGATATTTCGGGTTGCAAAATCGCTTTGCCCAACCTTGGCGGCAAATGAATATGGCAATGGGACTGGTGAAAAGCGGTTTTTTGATTGCGCACGGCAAGTTTGGCATCGGACTGTTCCACGTATTGGCAAGCCCTGAATTTCGGGGGGCATTGCTTCATAACTGGGCAAATACTGAACTGACTCTACGCTTTTGA